A genomic segment from Dendropsophus ebraccatus isolate aDenEbr1 chromosome 7, aDenEbr1.pat, whole genome shotgun sequence encodes:
- the LOC138796448 gene encoding vomeronasal type-2 receptor 26-like — MAAVFSSISGLFLIITVSVSGIFISFLDSPIVKANNRSISFILLLSLKLSLFCVFLFIGRPDDITCMLRQISTGVTFTVAVSSILAKTIMVSIAFKATRPGSPWRKWMGVKLPNSVVLICSSLQLLNGVIWLGVSPPSQEQDMDSYPGKIIIQCNEGSVGAFYFMLGYLGFLAAVSFVLAFMVRTLPDIYNEAKYITFSMLVFCSVWICAIPAYLSSKGKNMVMVEIFAILASEIGILSCIFFPKCYNIIRRPKMNSRRQFLHKNNI, encoded by the coding sequence ATGGCTGCCGTGTTCTCCTCCATATCTGGACTATTTCTTATCATAACCGTCTCTGTATCCGGGATCTTCATCTCATTCCTGGACTCTCCGATAGTAAAAGCCAATaatcgcagcatcagcttcattcTTCTTCTCTCCCTGAAGCTGAGTTTATTCTGTGTCTTCCTGTTCATTGGTCGCCCAGATGATATAACCTGCATGCTACGACAAATCTCCACCGGAGTCACCTTCACTGTTGCCGTGTCTTCCATCCTGGCCAAGACCATTATGGTTTCCATCGCTTTCAAAGCCACCAGACCTGGAAGCCCCTGGAGGAAATGGATGGGGGTAAAGCTGCCCAATTCTGTAGTATTGATCTGCTCCTCTCTTCAGCTCCTGAATGGAGTTATTTGGTTGGGGGTTTCTCCTCCATCTCAGGAGCAGGACATGGACTCTTATCCTGgaaagatcatcattcagtgtaatgaaggttctgttggggcattttatttcatgttggggtatttggggtttctggcagcggtgagtTTTGTTCTGGCCTttatggtgaggacattacctgatatctataatgaagccaagtacatcaccttcagcatgctggtgttctgcagtgtgtgGATCTGCGCCATCCCAGCCTATCTGAGCAGTAAGGGGAAGAACATGGTCATGGTGGAGATATTTGCTATATTGGCTTCAGAGATTGGGATTCTGAGCTGTATATTCTTCCCGAAATGCTACAATATTATTAGGAGGCCGAAGATGAACAGTAGGAGGCAGTTCTTACACAAAAATAATATTTGA